One genomic window of Enoplosus armatus isolate fEnoArm2 chromosome 19, fEnoArm2.hap1, whole genome shotgun sequence includes the following:
- the serpina10a gene encoding serpin peptidase inhibitor, clade A (alpha-1 antiproteinase, antitrypsin), member 10a translates to MTPFVPLSVGLFLLSLASSETVDPSVEDLTNRNADFAARLYRAVSSRTDENVFLSVFTLSAGLSALLNVTSGQTQDQLLQGLSLTGLDPQTLPDLFQNLRTVVLQGSLAMNLKQGVAVLPSRGFQVSSSYLELVQTKFGGNAQTLAYTVPQEAMDTINRWAQDQTGDQVQELVTNLDPQTQLLLATTAYYQTRFSPSFNSSFTQDERFYVDRYHVVMVPMMFRADKYFLAYDRLVKVGVLKLPMADGAAMLVLLPDEDVDITTIEEEVTAEKIQAWIRQLKKTKLEVQLPRFLLERAYSLRNVLQALDITQVFQDDADISNMGGAKGPKLTQVNQKSVVSVDESSNDITTGGGVSVFSTLPPRLTINRPFIFIIYQQSTVSVLFMGRVIDPTKK, encoded by the exons ATGACCCCCTTCGTCCCCCTCTCGGTCGGCCTCTTCCTCCTGAGTCTGGCCTCTTCTGAGACCGTAGACCCCTCGGTGGAGGACCTGACCAATAGGAATGCAGACTTCGCCGCCCGGCTATACAGAGCCGTCTCCAGCCGGACCGACGAAAAcgtcttcctgtctgtgttcacGCTGTCTGCCGGACTGTCGGCTCTGCTGAATGTTACCAGCGGGCAGACCCAGgaccagctgctgcagggactCAGCCTGACTGGACTGGACCCTCAGACCCTCCCAG ATCTGTTTCAGAATCTGAGGACTGTCGTCTTGCAAGGGAGCCTAGCCATGAACCTGAAGCAGGGTGTGGCCGTCCTCCCCTCCCGGGGCTTCCAGGTGTCCTCATCCTACCTGGAACTGGTTCAGACAAAGTTTGGGGGTAACGCTCAGACTCTGGCCTACACGGTACCGCAGGAAGCCATGGACACCATCAACCGCTGGGCCCAGGATCAAACCGGAGACCAGGTCCAGGAGCTGGTGACTAACCTGGACCCCCAGACCCAGCTGCTGCTCGCCACTACCGCCTACTACCAGA cccGTTTCAGTCCGTCCTTTAACTCGTCCTTCACTCAGGACGAGCGTTTCTATGTGGACAGGTATCACGTCGTCATGGTTCCCATGATGTTCAGGGCTGATAAGTACTTCCTGGCATACGACCGCTTGGTAAAAGTTGGCGTGTTGAAGCTGCCGATGGCGGACGGAGCGGCCATGTTGGTTCTGCTGCCTGATGAAGACGTGGACATCACCACCATTGAAGAGGAAGTGACCGCTGAGAAGATCCAGGCCTGGATCAGACAGCTCAAGAAGAC GAAGTTGGAGGTGCAGCTGCCTCGCTTCCTGTTGGAGCGTGCCTACTCTCTGCGCAACGTCCTGCAGGCTCTCGACATCACTCAGGTGTTTCAGGACGATGCTGACATCAGCAACATGGGTGGAGCTAAAGGACCCAAACTCACACAG GTTAATCAGAAATCTGTCGTGTCCGTTGATGAGAGCAGCAATGACATCACCACAGGAGGCGGAGTCAGCGTGTtctccactcttcctcctcGACTGACAATCAACAGAcccttcatcttcatcatctacCAGCAGTCGACTGTAAGCGTGCTGTTCATGGGCCGAGTCATTGACCCCACCAAAAAATAG
- the xrcc3 gene encoding DNA repair protein XRCC3: protein MDWDQLELHPRIIAAVRRAKLRSVREVLCVSAPDLQRLTGLSSSDIQLLLTASATACRRHPPIPALLLHRGEYRKFESGLRLSVGCPVLDELLRGGLPVGGITELSGESGAGKTQLALQLCLSVQYPTQHRGLNSGAVYICTEDSFPIRRLQQLIRYQSCLRSDVPPSLISSLRFSDHIYIEHAADLDSLQVCLSRRVPLLLAQGLVRFLVVDSVAALFRSEFQTADWLERTKQLLTFSSTLHHLSQEFTTPVLCINQVTDVFSSSDDSLGPMSSNVSPALGLAWANQVMVRLMMSRFPVTVARGDQRSALRRLEVVFAPHLARDRRDAAVWREGVQGVTNSDR from the exons ATGGACTGGGATCAGCTGGAGCTCCACCCGAGGATCATCGCAGCCGTGAGGAGAG CGAAACTGAGGTCTGTTAGGGaggtgctgtgtgtttctgctccgGACCTGCAGAGACTCACTGGTCTGTCCTCCTCAgacatccagctgctgctcacCGCCTCTGCCACTGCCTGCAGACGACACCCTCCAATCCCAG ccCTCCTGCTCCATCGCGGAGAGTATCGCAAGTTCGAGTCTGGCCTCAGACTCAGCGTTGGATGTCCTGTACTGGATGAGCTGCTGAGGGGGGGTCTTCCTGTGGGGGGCATCACGGAGCTGTCAGGGGAGAGCGGAGCAGGGAAGACTCAGctggctctgcagctctgtctgtctgtacagtacccaacacagcacagaggacTGAATTCAG gAGCTGTATATATCTGCACTGAGGACTCGTTTCCCATCAGACGTCTGCAGCAGCTGATTAGATATCAGTCCTGTCTGCGCTCTGACGTCCCTCCATCACTCATCAGCAGCCTCCGGTTCAGTGACCACATTTACATTGAGCACGCTGCTGATCTG GACTCCCTGCAGGTGTGTCTCTCCCGCCGTGTACCCCTCCTGCTGGCTCAAGGTCTGGTCCGTTTCCTGGTAGTCGACTCAGTGGCGGCTCTGTTCAGGTCTGAGTTCCAGACTGCTGATTGGCTGGAGAGGACCAAACAGCTGCTCACCTTCTCCTCCACACTGCACCACCTGAGCCAGGAGTTCACCACACCTGTTCTCTGTATCaaccag gtgacTGATGTTTTCAGCAGCTCAGACGACAGTTTGGG CCCTATGTCATCCAACGTGTCACCAGCTCTGGGGTTAGCCTGGGCCAATCAGGTGATGGTTCGGCTGATGATGAGCCGCTTTCCGGTGACAGTTGCCCGTGGCGACCAGCGCAGTGCCCTTCGCAGGCTGGAGGTGGTGTTTGCTCCTCATTTGGCCCGAGACAGACGAGACGCCGCCGTCTGGAGGGAGGGGGTCCAAGGAGTCACAAACTCTGACAGATAG
- the ppp4r4 gene encoding serine/threonine-protein phosphatase 4 regulatory subunit 4, giving the protein MFSSRMTLNQSSMLYGQLEDLQELAFIERPIRRSLKTAEEIDQLTVDEDLNDIERAVYLLSVGQEVQRASVISNLPSLVRQNPAETFRRVVPKVREVLNGAGAEIQLAAAASFLTILQDDIILIHTHTYSILKTVLLHLNHRDTVVSNAWLETLLSAINALPKETIKQEVLNPLLYQSQLSHSLQARLASCRILGKVACKFDSHIVKNELLPLVRSLCQDVEFEVRACMCRQLESIARATGMDDTRTDLLPELVELAEDEESSVRLAAFDTLINLMEMMESDDRLHVVVPLVMSVCEVSSQADEAVVASLSFQFGKLCSGLAGSLSDEQKGRLLQRFKVLCVAGLQTEGNQTDGNNESTLIRCNCCYNLPAMVVFADLAHFLSELYPSFSSLCCDPEVSVRRSAAASFHQVVKLLGSNVQLVHKELLALLQDDTLEVLDALMNHLEETLEAVLSRGENLALDNKFPELLSALLLAEQKVGCSLRWRLHEKLLQRYSCLARLLPGELLHQSFSPRIFIILTTNKVLPVQKEAARTFCTFLRYNRKQEQRQEMMDRLIQDLAQGRSYWNRLRFLDVCEMATEIFSRKYFNKHFLIPALELVHDPVANVRYKLCQLLPRLRSSLRLPADKQLLQQLDFCVQKLLCREKDKDVVATIRKTVLELDKLDLTEPFHKRQERDLLDQKKEKEENLLLEMEQLERQQIEGKPTSEKHTERKRRDSKTSLSATKSMSVSSSGAALSSSGKEMRKAKLSRSRSLSSQPTTSKAVNSDRPLKVKELSSTSGPGKSSMLSSKDDSLRTAHFTMATQSTPSMPVLIRSNTTSLLDRASTLDHRSSTMDHRISTLDQRDHRTSTLDHRSSNMDHRNNMMEQRTGTMDHRTSTLDHRTSTIDQRDHRTSTTDQRDHRTSTMDQRDHRTSALDQRDHRTSTLDQRCKTMDRGCGVKDSQSRKLSINRKSNSFSVQSGRD; this is encoded by the exons GAGGTCCTGAACGGAGCCGGAGCAGAAATCCagctagcagcagcagcgtcaTTTTTAACCATCCTACAGGACGACATCATCCTGATCCACACCCACACCTACTCCATCCTGAAGACTGTCCTGCTGCACCTGAACCACCGAGACACAG tggTGAGCAATGCCTGGTTGGAGACTCTGCTGTCGGCCATCAACGCTCTACCCAAGGAGACCATCAAACAGGAG gtgcTGAATCCTCTGCTCTATCAGTCTCAGCTGTCTCACTCTCTTCAGGCTCGTCTGGCCAGCTGTCGCATTTTGGGGAAAGTCGCCTGCAAGTTTGATTCTCACAT AGTGAAGAATGAGCTGCTGCCGTTGGTTCGTTCTTTATGTCAGGACGTGGAGTTTGAAGTCCGAGCCTGTATGTGCCGTCAGCTGGAGAGCATTGCCAGAGCGACCGG GATGGACGACACCAGGACGGACTTGCTCCCTGAACTGGTGGAGCTCGCTGAAGACGAGGAGAGCAGCGTCCGCCTCGCCGCCTTCGACACCCTAATCAACCTGATGGAGATGATGGAAAGCG atGACAGACTCCATGTCGTGGTTCCCCTGGTGATGTCAGTGTGCGAGGTGTCATCACAGGCAGACGAAGCTGTCGTGGCGTCTTTGTCGTTCCAGTTTGGGAAGCTCTGCAGCGGACTGGCAG GCTCTCTCTCAGATGAGCAGAAGGGCCGGTTGCTGCAGAGGTTTAAGGTGCTGTGTGTCGCTGGTCTGCAGACTGAAGGAAACCAGACTGATGGCAACAACGAGTCAACGCTGATCCGCTGCAACTGCTGCTACAACCTGCCG GCCATGGTGGTGTTTGCTGACTTGgctcatttcctgtcagagcTCTACCCATCTTTCTCCAGTCTTTGTTGTGACCCAGAGGTCAGCGTTCGACGAAGTGCTGCAGCCAGTTTCCACCAG GTGGTGAAGCTGCTTGGTTCAAACGTCCAGCTAGTCCACAAAGAGCtcctggctctgctgcaggatgACACTCTGGAG gtGTTGGATGCTCTAATGAATCACCTGGAAGAAACTTTGGAAGCAGTTCTTTCCAGAGGAGAGAACCTAGCACTGGACAACAAG TTCCCAGAGCTGCTGTCGGCTCTGCTGTTAGCAGAGCAGAAGGTTGGATGTTCCCTGCGTTGGCGGCTGCatgagaagctgctgcagcgtTACAGCTGCCTGGCCAGACTGCTCCCTGGAGAACTGCTGCACCAGAGCTTTTCCCCTCGCATCTTTATCATCCTCACCACCAAC AAGGTTTTGCCAGTTCAGAAGGAGGCAGCTCGGACGTTCTGCACATTCCTGCGTTACAACCGCAAACAGGAGCAGCGTCAGGAGATGATGGATCGACTGATCCAAG ACCTGGCTCAGGGGCGGAGCTACTGGAACCGTCTGCGATTCCTCGATGTTTGTGAAATGGCCACTGAGATTTTCTCCAGAAAATACTTCAACAAACACTTCCTGATCCCTGCGTTGGAGCTGGTCCATGACCCTGTCGCCAACGTCAG GTACAAGCTGTGCCAGTTGTTGCCCAGACTGCGTTCGTCGCTCCGCCTGCCAGCTGACAAAcaactgctgcagcagctcgaCTTCTGCGTCCAGAAActtctctgcagagaaaaagacaaagatgtgGTGGCCACCATCCGCAAG ACAGTGTTGGAACTGGACAAACTGGACCTCACAGAGCCT TTTCACAAGAGGCAGGAGAGGGATTTACTGGACcagaagaaggaaaaggaggagaatcTGCTGCTGGAGATG GAACAGCTGGAGCGCCAGCAGATTGAAGGGAAACCAACCTCTGAAAAACATACAGAGAGAAAAC GAAGAGACAGTAAGACCAGTCTATCTGCTACCAAATCCATGTCTGTGTCCTCGTCTGGAGCCGCCTTGTCCTCCTCTG GTAAAGAAATGAGGAAGGCCAAACTGTCACGGAGTCGGTCCCTCAGCAGTCAGCCAACAACGTCCAAAGCTGTCAACTCAGACAGACCTCT GAAAGTGAAAGAGCTGAGCAGCACATCTGGGCCTGGGAAGTCCTCCATGTTATCAAGCAAAG ACGACTCCTTGAGGACTGCCCACTTCACTATGGCAACCCAGTCCACCCCCTCCATGCCGGTCCTGATCCGCAGCAACACCACCAGCCTCCTGGACAGGGCCAGTACACTGGACCACAGAAGCAGTACTATGGACCACAGGATCAGCACCCTCGACCAGAGAGATCATAGAACCAGTACACTGGACCACAGAAGCAGTAATATGGACCACAGGAACAATATGATGGAGCAGAGAACCGGTACAATGGACCACAGAACCAGTACCTTGGACCATAGAACCAGTACCATTGACCAGAGAGACCACAGAACCAGCACTACAGACCAGAGAGACCACAGAACCAGTACTATGGACCAGAGAGACCATAGGACCAGTGCCCTAGACCAGAGAGACCATAGGACCAGTACCTTGGACCAGCGCTGTAAAACAATGGACCGGGGCTGCGGGGTGAAGGACAGCCAGTCCAGAAAGCTGTCAAT aaacaggaagtcgaACTCTTTCAGCGTCCAGTCAGGGCGAGACTGA